One Siniperca chuatsi isolate FFG_IHB_CAS linkage group LG1, ASM2008510v1, whole genome shotgun sequence genomic window, CTTATATGAACCTAATTTCTGACAGTAATCTGGTTGCCGATTTAGTCATCATCTTCCATTTCTATCTGATAAAAGTTAAATAGTTTCACATTAACCATGTGAAACATTTTGGTGTTTACTGCTGCTTAGTcacatttttacagaaaaagcttttttttttttttttttaagcgaAAGCTCTCATGTAACACTTCCTCTTGCCTGAACTCTGAGTGCTGCAGTTCCCCCTCTCCCGTCAGGGAAAGGCTGTCACTGTTTTACTTTGTTAATatctaaatatctaaatatctGTGTTATACTATTGGAGACCAAATAGATTTACTTGCTCTTTGTATGCACGTTGAGCATTGTAATGGTACTTTGGTTTCCTGAAATAGTTAGGAATGGAAATGACTATGTCATCGACTAGATTACTGATAGAAATTTAAGGCAAGAAATCTGAATCTGTTTTTGCATGCACTGCAATTGTAAGATTACTCTAAAACCCCAGTTTACTTCAAGTTGGTTCAGTAATTAGTTTTCTTTTCTACTCGCTTCCATTAGTGGGAACTGGCATATTTTAGATCCATtataatttaatgttttctgagAAACCAGTTTAGTGATTCTGCCACTGCAAGACATTTCTTTTTCCACTGACTGACTTGACAGTTGCTACAGTGGGAGAACAGAGTGTGAACAGTCTGAAATCAAgtgttgtatattttatgtgtaaTTTGGACATTTAAAGCATTTGAAGCACATTCCAAAACCACCTCTTCAGTGGCCTTGAAGGATGAATCTCatgtgacactgtgtgtgtgaagggagGTTATTGACACTTGACAAGTAAGAATTCAGAGTAACTCGTTTTCTGGGTAGAAGGGTGGGGCAGTACCATAATTACCATAATATACGACGTGATTGCACTTTCTTACTGTGAGTTACAATGCTGTAATACTAAGAGGAACACATACCccaacatcatcatcactttgGATGAGCTGTGAGTGTCCAAACAGACGCCTCTTCAATATGGGCTCCAGGAGAGTCAGGTAGATCATgtagagcagcagcaggcccAAAATGGAGAGGTACATTATGATGGTAGCCTAAATATACAGAATGATTACTGACTGGTTTGGTTTCCCTCGACGTGTGTATGATCCAAacatagaacacacacacaattttaaaaaccttttaatCATTTAAGGCATATATTAACCAAAACATTCACTGAttccagctttttaaaatgtgagggTTGGTTGTTCTTCTCTATTTTATaataattgtaaattgtaaatagAATCAATAGGTGCAGCCCTACATTGAAgtgataaaacaaatgaaaagtaatcaataataataaactctaAGACGCACAAACTTCAATGTCTACTTACTTTAATGGTCCCCGAGCTCCTCTCTTCATATTTACACTCGCAGCGTAAACAGTAGGCCTCCACATCTTTTCCATCAACCGGCATGGGTTCAACTACATGGAGACAGTTACTGAAACAccagaaaataacattaacatgctAGTAGTAAGCAGAAAATGGACAGCTCATATCTTTCAGGGAAGTATAGTGACACATCACTTTACATACCAGTCTTTGAGAGAAACGTTTTGTTTGTAGATGTGCCCCTTGGTTTCTCTGTATGGCGGGCAGATGCATTTACAACGGATGTCTTCAGAATTCTGTAACAGATAGATCACACGtatcatatgtttgtttttttcttctccctcttcacacatacccacacattTCGCTGGTAACACATAAACAACACACTTACATAACACATAATTGTTTAATCTGGCTTTTaagtttttgtgtatttcattatttgctattttaattatattttgattctgTATTGATTTTATGTCCTTATTGTTGTGTATATTGTAATTGTCCTATTATTTTAGTCTTACTGcgttttcttattttaaatcatgtgaagcactttgttgcctttatgtttgaaaaagtgttatacaaataaagccattattattattattattattattattattattattattattagtagtagtagtagtagtagtagtagtatatacCATATGAACTCAACCTTTGTTTTGATATGTCAGCCACATTGTAACACAGTATTTGTTTGGTCTTGTTGTCTATACATTCTGTCTAATTCCTGACGCCTTTTTTGTGTTATGGCACAGTGCactaatacaaaaatattgatcataACATTGGTTAGTGATTGACGAGCAGCTAAAGATAATGTTTGCTACCCTACAGACGTACAGTACACACTCAGTTAGCTAAAGCTAACTCGGTCTTCTACAACAGCCATGCAATAAATCCTAGCGTCATGGTGgcaataatgttcagtttttgatgaAACTCTAGCTAGGCGTACCAAATTAACTGGCACTAAGTGTAACGTTAGGCTATATGAACATATGGCAATCCACAGCGTTAGCCACTCCTGCGACGTTTCTGGTCGTCATATCCTTACACTTAGCTAGCTTAAAACTGTCAAGACTCGAGAAATAATTAATCTTTTAGGGAGATTTAAAGAGAAAAGACTTGAGTTTACTAAGTCACCATCACCATTTTCTCTCTAACGCTAGCTAAcccagctaacattagccttaCCTTCGCTGCCACTTGATTTAATAGCACAAAACAAGCCAAAGAGAAAGCCTCGAGCAGAAACACAGACTTCATCTTGACAGTCTGTCACAGATCTTCAGTTTCCAAATAACAGCAGTTCAACTGTTTCCAGAAACAACACCCTAAAAACTGACGACGTTTGCCATCAAGCTAATTCAGGGATAAACAGCTTCAGCTTTCCAGCAGCTGACTTGTAGTTTTGGGAGAAGTCGGTCGGCTTCCGCATACAGGACCACTGGGAGCGCTCGATTGTGAATATAATCAGACCCCGGCGGGCGGTGAAATGTCAAATACATGTAATCAATGGGCCGTTTTGTAACATCATCGTTTAGTTAGGGCAAAAATATATTACTCGATAATTAAATCAATTGCTTTTAATAATTCTGAGAAATCTTCTTAAAACCCATTATGCAGCGCTACACTCCGCCCTTGCTGGTGAGCGGGTGAGCACCTAGAGTTTAAAACGAACACACCCATTGGTTTGACATTGCAACCAGTGAGATTACTAAACTCTGGTCCGGAAAAATGAAGAGGACCGTGGGGTGAAGAGCTACAGTTTAATACACAGCATTAGATATGGAGAATAGATAACAGTACATaagatatataatatgtatagtCATGTTGTTATACATAAGatatataacaaaaatatttataataagaTTCTTTTGGCTATATTTTATGGAATGGTAATCCCTTGGATTCAAATTTGGGTAAAGCTTAGTCTTAATGTCCTAATGATGAGCCTACTGGACACCTGGAGTAAGatcaaataaaactttatttatccccagGGAAATTAAGCATTACAGTAGCACAAGAACCAGAGAGATATGTAGAAATGTATACAactaacaaataaatcaaatcagaaagcttgatacagtatattatccCAAACAAGTGTACATATCTagtaagtaaaataatataactTTAACTGGTCTAATAGAGCAgtcatgatgtgtgtgtgtgtgtgtgtgtgtgtgtgtgtgtgtgtgtgtgtgtgtgtgtgtgtgtgtgtgtgtgtgtgtgtgtgtgtgtgattgaaatGCAGCTTAAACAATTCAAAAGTTCTGTTTTGTGCCACAAAAAAGTGGTGGAAgggaataaaaacacagaataagtTTCCTATCTTTATTTACAGCATATTAGATGtacaaaaccataaaaaaatatacacacatgtgtCATCTAAGAGAGGTGAATAGCTCAATTCTtcttctgacttttcatgtacTCTGACCTCATATCGTTGAGTCTCTCAAATCACATCACTTCCAATTCTCTGTCTGCAGAGTGAACAGTTTTTCTTTGGTTGCTAGTTCACGATATATTGATGCACACTGATGTCATTTAGCTGAAGCAGTTGCTGTCTCATGAACGAATAAAAGTCACTGTAAATTTATTTGGAAAGTGAAAAGGTTTTTCAGAACAGCAGCACTCTTCCACACACCTTGGAACATCAAATACACGGGCCACCAGCAATTGCAGCAATGCTATACTGTCAAAATGTACGTAGTTGTTACAATACATTAGCGTTTAACCTAAAACTTTTTACATCATATACAAACATTCATCAGAATAATTGCTTTTGTGGTGCCACTACTTATAGTAATGCTAATGTTCCCGAGAAAACATTTGTGCTATATTTGTTTCTGACATTTAGCAGTATTTCTGTCAATTAACCTCTACCTGTGAAAGTAGCCTATGTTAAAACTAGATACACACTCTATATACAGTATCACTGACATTCAGTATATATCTGTTTAGCTActagtatttgttttttatcatgATACTATTAGCAGATGTCTCATAGCGTTGGCATGTATAGTATTTAGCAATATTCAAATATACAGACTTGCACTTTGGATTTGAATCCTGAGATGGTGACTTTAAAATCTAAAGGAGgctataaagtcattaaaattctTCTGTTGctatttaaaacatgtttttccacatttccaAACAAATGCAGGAGGTCCAGATCTGTGGGTCTACGCTCTGCACCACTTAATCACTGATCATTTCTCCCTCTTAAAGCTCCACTTGCTTGACTTGTCTTTCTCTTCAGGATCAGTTTCATCAAGTGTGTAGCCGCGCTCAATGTGAAAACAGATATCTACAGAATATTCTTAAAGGAGTCAGATACTGCGGCCAGTATCTAATCTAGGTTTTTCAAGAAATATCCAGAAAACTGCGCAGCAACCGGCCCATCTTAAGGGCGAAGGAATCTCAGGACTTTGGAACGCAGGAAGCGGATGAAGGATTTGGGGAACATTTCTCTTGATTCTTGTGCCGTGTAGTTGAAGAAGTTCTGTGGGTGAGCCAGCACATCAAACAACGCCTTCATCAGTTTCTTGTCCTGATGAGAAAACGTATTGCATTAATGGAAAGCAAAAGCATTTGTTAAAGCCAGCAGCTTGTATTTCCACAAGTCTCCAAAAGAGGGCACTACATGCTCACTGGACCTAAGTACagaataaacagaaacacaaatctaCAAGCGGAGGATTGTACTGATCTGAATAATCAATGTTATTAACAACTTAATTGGGGCGTCCTGATGGGAACTGCATAATTGAAATGTCACTAGTTCAATACTAGAAGATTAAAGATACTTTAAAATCATCTAAGACTGCAGCAGAAACCATGTTCTCCTCTTTTTTTGGCCTTCTCTTTGTGTATTgtatattgttttcttttgtaggTGTAGATATGGTGGGTATGGATCTCAGGATGTagcattttgttatgttttcctTGGTTAGTGATATGACTCAAAacctataaataaaatatatattaatatggGCTATGTAAATACATAgtcattaaacatttttctaTTCATTACCCATTCATATGTTCTATTTGTTTGGATGAAGAATCAAAGGTGCAATACAGTAAAAAGTGTCAAAttataaatgaaacatttatacACAACAACATGTCTGACAAACGTTTCTTCACATTTCTCTGGCTGCCACTGTTCTGGTCCAGAGTTAGAATACACAACATAAAAACGATAAGTGCTCCTTGTTAAACATTTGTACCTACATACCTTGAGAATTTCCTGGTGATTCTCTGAAGCGTATAATCTTCCATCTCTGACTATGTCTTCTATCAATTCCTGGTAGTCCTCTGAAACAAATAAAGTCCACAAACAGCTCATTAATGCAACCAATCAAATCACATTTTCCTGACACACTGAGGTAGCAGCATCATAGTTACAGCGCAAAACATGTCGTCTTACCATCGTATGTCACATATGGGACCTGGAAGCCTTTCCCACTGTTTCCCTCGTTGGACCTGAACTGTATCCAAAGCCTCTTGGAGCGAGAGGTGAAAGCGATGGGACGTTCGTACGTTTGACAAGTCTCGTAGGTTGTCACAGAGTTGGAGATAGCTGTGAAATGACAATATGAGCACACAGGACGGCGTCTATAATTAGCTTACAACATTAATGCTAGTAGTCTGCTGTAATCGCAGTAAGACAAATAAGATATTGACACGTTATGTTGGTTCTCCTTggtaacatttttatataattttggCCACTCTGATGTAAAATTACATTGAAGCTTCtttgcacacacagactgtacacGCACACATCCACTTGTTTTCGTCACTTCTGAGGACATTGAGAAGTGCCTCACCCGAACCTTACCCCAACCTAAGCataaccaaaccaaaacaaatcttAACCCTAAAGTAATGGTTAACCTCTTGGTGGTATAGTTTATGATAAttaatacactcacacaaacacatacgcAGTTAAAACTTACAGCTTTTTCTCATTACTAAGTAGTCTCCACACTCGTCCTCAATAGGCAGGTAGATTTCTGGGACAACAATAAGGATCCTGCGTTTGGGCGGTGGGTTGATGGTCCAGGTGCACTCGACATTGGCTGGGTAGTTCCCCGGGTAGTTGGGGGACTCGATGTAGCCAGTAAAATCTCCCAGATGTCCTCCACACTGTCGGTCTGTGAAGTGACACAGATGTGTCAAATAGGTTTTATTGTTCTTGGTGCAGCAAGGTGAATTATCTGGAACTGAAACCCAAATTGCTGCTGTATTTCATCTTCTATGTGTATATGTTTCAGAGGCATTGCTGTGTACAGACATACATACTTTTGCATTGCATGATGTTAGTGGAGCCATCAAAGTCGGTGGTGGTGTTTCCAGGGCAAGCAACGCAGTAGTTCTGCCCAAACTCTCCTTGAAACGTGCCCATGGGACAGCGGATGCAGCGGTGTGTGCTGGTGTTGTAGTAATGTCCTGGAGAGCACTGGACTGCAGGAACCAAGAATGGTGATAGAGGGCTGTTAGTTCATATAATGCTCCCAATATTCAgttgttcagttcagttgtaGTAATGAGTTTACATCGCTTGAAAGATTGCATGCTAATCAGTGGGTCTAGAAAATCTTCTGCCAGGTTGTGCTTAGAAAACCTTTACAAAACCAGTTattttatacataaaaatacaatcatCAAGTCAACCAAGCTAAAACCAAGTCTAGTTCCTGAAAGGTTGACATCTAAGAGGTGCATCAGTTTTAAACTGACTCGAGAGCCTAAATGTGCAGACAatacagcagctgcagagggcGGCAAAGTTCCTGTCAACATCCAAAACAGCTCCATAGACTCAGCAACCACATGATACTGTTGTGATgtcaagtgagaaaaaaactcCA contains:
- the tmem9b gene encoding transmembrane protein 9B; the encoded protein is MKSVFLLEAFSLACFVLLNQVAAKNSEDIRCKCICPPYRETKGHIYKQNVSLKDCNCLHVVEPMPVDGKDVEAYCLRCECKYEERSSGTIKATIIMYLSILGLLLLYMIYLTLLEPILKRRLFGHSQLIQSDDDVGDQQPFANAHNVLSRSHSRPNMLNKVEHAQQRWRRQVQEQRKSVFDRHVVLS